ATGGATTGTATATCGTCAAATGCAAGTCCGTTGCGGTCCTTTGTGTAATTGGTGAAAGTTTTTCCGTCAAAGCGGCTAAGTCCAAACTTGGTCCCGAACCACATAAACCCTTGTCTGTCCTGAAAAATGGCATTTACCTCCCGGTGAGCAAGACCGTTCTCCGGGCCATAATGCTTCACCCACCCCACATAGGGTTGGGCCGCACCCGGTTGGACCGCACCAGGTTGGGCCGCACCAGGCTGGGTCGCATACCGTTGCGCTTTTGCCAGCGTGCATAGCAGCATAAGCACGCCCGCCACGAGACTTGTTGTTTTCACAGGATAGAATAAATCTGAAAAGGCACGGATCGGATCTATATCCTCTATTTGAAAACAATTTGTAAATTCCAGGAAAGTCGATGAGGAAAATTTAGCCGTTAAATGCGTAGAGCGAAGCCGGGTTGTCAATCATGATCCTGTTCCAATAAACGTTTAGCCCCCTGTTTTCCAGTTCCTCCCTGAATGTGGTCAGTAAAAAGTCAAGACCGGGTGCGCCGCCATAGGATTTCCAGTAGGTGTTTTTGGCAGCGTCCATACCCACGGTAATCTGGTCAGGAAATTCGGGCAGTAACTTTTCCAGCAGTGCGTAAGTGCTGTTCGTTTCCCCGGATTTCCACCTGAATGCGCTGTCAAACTCGACCCTGACGCCTGTTTGTAATACATCTCTGACATATTCATGATCAGGGTGTTTGTCGACGTGGGAGATCACAACGTGTGACAGGTTGACGCCCAACTTCTCAAAAAGCTGTGCCTGTGCCAGGGCGTGTTTTCCCGAATTGGTATGCGTCAGAATCGGCGCGCCCGTGGTTAAGTGCGCATTGGAAACTGCGTGAAAAATCTTTGTTTGATGCCCGTTAATGCTTTCGTCTGCGGTCGCCAGTTTGATAAGCCCCGCCTTTTGTCCGGTTCGTTTGATAATCGGGCCATTGTAATCGTAAAGGTCTACGCCTTCTTCGATGTCCGCGACGAAAAGTGCGGCCAGCTGGTCTGCAGAATAATCATAACGCCAGTGGTTGGAAGGATAATACATTTCCAGATGCAGACCCGTCGGGGCCACGATATGGATTCCCGACAGGGTTGAGACCTCCGCCAGCTTGACGACATTACGCCCGCAGTTGGCAGGCATGGTGTCGATCATCGTCCGGCCGCCCAGGTCGTGCACCATTTGCAGTTCCATGGCTATTTTTTTTATATCATTGAGTAAAAAAGCCGGGTTGGCCTGGGTCGGGAAACTTTCTTCAATAACAATGTGCTCGTGGGAATAGGTGGTCCCCATTTCCCGGATGTCGATATCGCCGTTGACCGTTCTGATAAAAGCCATGCTACCTGTTTTATTGTCCATTATAAATTCTTCCGCCAGTCGTCCCTGCCGGTGTATGCTTCTTTTTCCGGAATTTCCAGTACGGCACCAATATCGTGAAGGTGTTCCCGCAAGGCATTAACAGACAGTTCGTTGGCAGCTTCGTCGCATTGCAGCGAAAGTACTGCCGCAATACCTGCGGCCTGACCCATGGACATGGTTTGCGCCATAGACCTGCACGAGGCATGGGCGTCGTGCGTGGCTGAAAAACACCGTCCAACCACCCATACGTTCCGGCTGCCTTTTGGTACAATACAACCGTAAGGAACTCCGTATATCCCTGTCCCCGGAATGTATTCCCAATGTGTTTCCTGCCCGCTCTGCTCGTCGAGCCGGTGGTCTTCAATGGGCGCCCCGCACAGGAAAATGCTGTCGTTCGGAATGTTCGCTTCCATGCATTCTGCCTTGGTCAACCTGTGTTCCCCGTAAACGCGGCGGGTTTCACGCACGCCGATCTGGTGGGAAAGACCAATGATGTCCGATTGCCCGTATCCGGGTACTTCCTCCTGGAAAAACCGCTCGTAAATAAAAGCCTGTCTTCTGCCTTCTATTTCAGCCTGAGTCAATTGGGAAGCGTCGAGGCCAGAAAAGCCTGAAACTTTAACCGCCACAGTCGAGATACATTTGCGGGCATTCATTTCATGGGCGGAACCTTCTTTTCGCGGTAACGGATGTCGCCCGCTTTGCACAGCCTGCCGCATTTTTTCCGTAAGCATTTTCTTCCCGCCTGAACTCTGAAATAATTCAGGGTCCACGTTGCTCATGCGAAAAGTAGTGGTCATGCTTTGCGCTGGTTCGAGCTGGCCGGCGATTTCATATTCCATTCCTGCCAAATGACAAAAGTCTGCGTCTCCGGAGGCGTCAATGACGCGCCGGGCAATGATTTTTCCAAATCCGCCTTTATGCCACACGATGCAGCTGTAATTTTCATTTCCACTGTCCACATCAATCAATGTGGTATGGAGCAGATAAGTAATATGCTGGTTACCAATAAGATAGTCCCAGGCGCTTTTCAGCTTTTCGGGATTATAGTTCACACCCGTTCCTGCACCGTAGGTATTGGGTCTCAGGAAAATGGCTTTCTCTCCATCCAGGGTATTGACGACCTTGTCGGGCCAGCCGCCTGCTATTTTTTTCGGTGATCCGCCCGGCGTGAAAAAGCCGTAAAATGTGTCCAGCATTTGGGTGGACGAGCCTCCCGGAAACCCATATCGTTCCAGGAGCATCACCGAATGCTTTCCCGGTATTGCCCCCGCAGCGATAGCCGCTACACACCCCGCCGATCCGGCCCCGATCACCAGTATATCGACCTCCCGGATAACGGGTACGCGTAAATGATTGATTATTCCTTTCATATTGAAGCTTTCAGGTTCCGGGAACAAGGTCATTTGTGCTTACGTACGAGCTGTACCCTACACTTTCGTAGAGTTTGGCGAGCCTGTGCGCATGTTCATCATAGGCACTTTCAAAAAGCTCTTTTGCTTTTTCGGCGCCTACATTTACTTCCGCCGTAAGGACTTTGGGAGGCCTGCCCGCCTCGGTTAACAGTTTCGCCGTTTCCGCCTTGATACTGTTGATAATAATCGCCCCTCCGACGGTCGAGCCGGGGGCCACGGGTGTCTGCAAACCGGGGATTTGTATCATTGCATCGCCTGCCGGGGCACCCGTGTCGAGTATGAGGTCGGCGAAATCGGTCAGTTTCTTGCCATCTGCGCGTTTGCTGCGGCTTTTCTCCGCGTGCCGGGAGGTTACCAGTGCCACTACTTTTATACCCGATTCGGCAAACAGCTCCGCCATTTCTACAGGAACTACATTGCATCCGCTGGAAGAAATAACGAGGGCAGTATCGACCTCCGAGAGCTTGTAATTTCTCAGGATCCTGGCTGCGAGTCCGGGCACATTTTCCAGAAACATGGCCTGGCGCTGGCCATTGGCCCCTACTACCAGATTGTGAAATGTCAGCGAAAGCTCGACGATGGGATTAAAACCCGGAAAAGAACCATATCTCGGCCACATCTCTTCCACCATGATCCGGCTGTGACCGCTACCGAAAACATGGACCATCCGCCCCGCCAGAATGGACTCCGCAAACCACGAGGCAGCTTTTTGAATGGCTTCTTCCTGCTGTTCGATGACGGTCAGGATCTCTTTTGTTTTATCAATAAATTGTTGGGTCACACTCATACTGTCTGATTAAATTGAAATGTTTTTACACTGCAAACTGCCGCGCCGATGGATCCTGAAAGATCTGTAAAACTGGCCTTTTTGATAGGTACCGCAGTTCCTTTCGGCCGCCATTCGTAAATATCCATGAACGTAGCCAGCGGCCCGAAAAGGGCATCGTCGGCCTGGGTGATACCGCCTCCCAGCACGATGACCTCGGGCGAAAATATGTTGATCAGGGATGCCAGCCCTGCCGCAAGCTGCCGGACTGCATCCAGCCAGGCTCTGGTAGCAATGGGCTCGCCCTGCCGGTATGCCGCAACCAGCTCACGCGTATCATTGTATTTGTAAAAAGTACGCTGCGGGACTGTTGCATTGCCGATCGCCTGTTCGAGGCTGCCCGGCACGTTGGTGATATCAAGTTCCGGGTTATGGACGTCGAGTATCATGTGTCCCAGGTGTCCCGCGCGGTTCGCATTTCCCTGGAAGAGCTTTCCGTTGAGCCATAACCCACCGCCTACACCCGTTCCGAGCGTGAGCATCAATGCATGGCTATGGCCGGTTGCACTTCCGTAATGCGCTTCTGCCACCAGCGCGGCATGTGCATCGTTCAATACAAAAACGGGATGCTGAAGCAATGCCTGCCAGTCGAAACCTTCCAGTCCCTGCATACGTCCGGGCATGTTGATAATCATTTGGTTATCTGCGGATGCAATGCCCGGCGCGGCAAGGCCTATCCCTTTGACTTCATCAAAAGACAGCTGTTTCAGCGCAGACACCATTTCTCTGATCTCCTGTTTCCAGTTACCGGCGTTGCCGTCGCGCGTATCTACGGACAGTTGCTGAACCGGTTCGCCACTTTGCAGATCGATCAATACGCCTTTGATCCTGGTACCGCCCAGATCGATTCCAATGGCGTACCCATCAAAAGTTGTTTCTCTCATAATCATTCAGATTTGGCCTTCGCTGACACTCCAGCCGCCGTCTACCGATAATATTTGTCCCGTAGTATATCCGGACAGGTCAGACATAAAATATACAGAAGCACCATTCAGGTCTTCCGGTGTTCCTACTCTTCCGCCATTCAGGGGTTGTTTTGTTTTAATAAAATTGACGATCACCTCGTCTTCAGAAGCCCTTTTGGACATAGGGGTTTGCACCAGTGCAGGAGCCACCACATTGATCCTGATATTGTCCTTTGCATAATAAGACGCAATCGATTTGACAAAACCGAACACTGCAGATTTGGCTGCTGCATAAGCATGCGTGGCGAAATAGGTGGGCGAAGGCGCATATCCCAAAACCGATGACATGTTCAGGATTGTGCCGGATTGTTTTCTTGCCAGAAACTCCCGGACAGCCGCCTGATTGGACAGCATCATGGATGTCAGATTGAGATCAAATGTGTATTGCCAGCCTTCGAGCGACAGCTCGTGCAGAGGCCCGTCGCCGAATTTGCGGCCACTTCCTCCGGCTACGTGGTACAGACCGTCAAAGCCCCCGAAGGTTTCGGTACAAAGACGGATCGCCCCTTCGGCTGTTTCGGGCTGAGTCGCATCTCCCTGATAACCAATACCTTTTTCGTTGAGCGCTGCCTGTGCCTTTTCACAGTTTTCCTTGTCGCGCCCCACTACGACTACCTGCGCTCCCTCATTCACAAATTCCAGGGCAGCAGCGAGACCGAGGCCGGTGGTGCCGCCAATGATAACGATCTTCTTATTTTGCAGCCATTGATGCATATTGTTCAGGCTTTTAGGGTCAAAAATTCATTAAATAGGCTGCTATATCGGCCAGATGCTGCTCTTTCAGGTTCAGTGTGGTGGGGTCGGGCATCATGGTACGGGCACGTTCGCGTTTCACGATGTCCTTGCTCACCAGACTGATCTGCTTGCCGGTCGCATCTTTGAGCAAAACTGTTTCTCCTTCACTTTGCAAAAAGCCGTAAACCGTTTCGCCGCTTTTGGTAGTGATCATCCACGGCTCATATCCGAAAACAATGTCGGCGTCGGGGTGGATAATCGCATCCAGCAAGGCACGCTTGTCCAGCTTGTTTTTTATGTTGGTCAAATCCGGTCCGATCTGCCCGCCGTTGTTGCCTGTGCGATGACAGGAGCTGCATGAAGCGGTAAATGCCTCCTTCCCGCGGACAGGTTCGGATTTTAGTTTGAGGATCTCCGAGATATTGTAGCTTTTGGCATCACCATTTTTGAAATACTCTCCTGCCAATACCCTTACCGATTGGTCGGGATTTGAGAAAATATGCTGCGCTGTGACTTCCGTAAGTTCAGGCGAAAGCCTGTTTCCGGCTGCCATCTGGATCAGCATTTTTGCCCCGGCGGGGTCTTTGGCAAGCGAGGCGGCAGCGGCTGATTTTTCCTCCGGGGTTGAGCCGGATTTTGTCAGCTGCGTTTGCCAGTTTTTAACTTCCGCAGACAATTCAGGTGTTTTTTTATCAACCTGATAATAACCCGACCAGTCGTTTCCGCTCCTGAATTCCAGCCACCAATCCACCATGGGCGCCATTTCTTTCTGGTCTTTCATCTTTTTAATATCCATTACCGCGAGTGCTGCTTCTTTCGAAGGAATGAAACACAATGCAGTCAATGCCTGCTGGCGCTGCTCAAAAGTGAGTTGGGGGGAAGTTACCCGTTGCCGGAGGGCGCCAATCGATTCCTGGGGGTGAAGCCGCCATGCCAGTGTCGCCATACGGTCGTCCCATTTCAGAGGGGCTTTCCCGAATTTTTCAAGAAGTATCCCATAAAAAGCCTTTTCCTTACCGTCCATCGCAGTGCCCAATGCTTCGAGATACCACCGGTCTTTGCCATCGTACCCCTCGCATAATTTTATCACAATATCCCTGGCGGCCGCAAACGGCACATCCCTTAGCGAAATAGCCACCTCCCGTCTCACAGCCGCAGAAGGGTCCGAAGCTAGGATCTTCGCCTCAGGCAATGCGTTCCTCACACTACGGATTGCCCTGAACGCAGTCAGTCGGATCTGTTCGTTGGGATGTTTCAGAAGAGATTCTACTTTTTTCATTCCACCGCCGGGTATATTGGCCAGTAACCATATTGCCCGCGACTGGTGATACGGATTTTCGTCCTTTTCAATGATCTGGACGAGATCGGGCACTACTTTTTCGCCCTGTCCAAGCAGACTGACAAATCCCTGATTCCGCACATTGACCGCCGGGCTTAACAATGCCTGGATCTGGCCTTTTTTAGTTTTGAGATCGATGACAGGTGTTTTCAGAGATTTGTTTTTCGGTTTAACCCTGTATATCCTCCCAAAACCCTCCTTGTCGTGCATGGCGTGGCCGCCCACGATAGGGTCGTACCAGTCGGCAATGAATACGGATCCGTCGGTTCCGGCCGTTACATCGCTGGGCCTGAACCATTTTCGTGTGTCTGTTTCCTCATTGTCCCACCTGTATTTTTCGGTGGAAGCTCCTATGGATGAAGCAAAATCGATACGGTTGGAGAGGTCAAATCCGGCCCCTGTCGCAGCGGGCTTGTACCCGAATATCACATTTCTGCCCGCGTCGGAGCTCAGCAGCATTCCTCTGTAATTTTTACCCAATGCATCACCCTCATACACGCTCACGCCTGTCGGGGACCCGGAGCCGATCTGATTTCCCGGAGGCATAGTGCCTGGGTCTTCCTGGTGCCAGTGAGCCGTAAAAATAGATTGTCCCGGACGCTGGTCGGCACGCCATGAACGTGTACCGTCCGCGCTGAAATACCCGGCATTACCGTTCTCCATGACCCAGGTGGTCCGGCACCCGGCTACTTCATCGTCGTTATCATTCTGCCACATATTCCCGTGGGAGTCAACCGCCAGCTCGTAGGCATTGCGGAAGTTATGTGCGACTACTTTCAGATTCTTCCCGGTCGGATCTACCCGCAAAGCGAGGCCGCCTGTATACAGTCGGTTGTCATCACTTTTCATGCCCGGCTTGTTGGTTGTATTGTAGGGCGTGCCTCCATTGTAAATACTGCCCGATCGCAGATTCCATCCGCCTTTGTCGGTAACGATGTGCGGCCCCGCGTTGCCGGTGTTGAAATACAATCTCCCATCCGGCCCTGCAATGAGCGAATGCAGGGAATGGTCATGATCATAACCTCCGAAACCAGTGAGAAAAACTTCTTTTTTATCAGGCTTGTCGTCTCCGTTTTCATCCGTGTAAACGATCAGGGACGGTGCCGAGGAAACGATAATTTTATTCCCCAGAACCGCTACGCCCATGGGTGCCTGAAGATCCTTGTCTTCCACGAACACTGTGGTTTTGTCGGCCTTGCCGTCACCGTCGGTATCTTCCAGGATCAGTACCCGGTCGCCTTTTTCGTGGTGCAGAACATTCTCGCCCTTGTTCTTGAAAGCCCGGTAGTTAACCGCTTCCGTAACCCAGACCCGGCCGCGGTGATCCACGTCAATGCTGGTAGGATTGTACAGCTGCGGCGACTCAGCCCAGACGGCCACTTCGAGATCGTCGGGTACATACAGCGCCCGCTTGTCGTCCATGTTTCCGATACCGGTCAAACCCAGCGAAGCCCATAGGGAAGTCGCCAGCAATGTTTTTCGGACAGGTTTCTGCCACAGTTTTATGATTGTATCCATGCTTTTGATTTGTTCAACTTTTGTATAGCTGGCGTAGGTACTGGTTGTTGGCGATGTAGCTCGTGAGCATATCGCCGTCCTTGGGAACTGCCCCT
This Dyadobacter sp. UC 10 DNA region includes the following protein-coding sequences:
- a CDS encoding phosphotriesterase family protein, giving the protein MAFIRTVNGDIDIREMGTTYSHEHIVIEESFPTQANPAFLLNDIKKIAMELQMVHDLGGRTMIDTMPANCGRNVVKLAEVSTLSGIHIVAPTGLHLEMYYPSNHWRYDYSADQLAALFVADIEEGVDLYDYNGPIIKRTGQKAGLIKLATADESINGHQTKIFHAVSNAHLTTGAPILTHTNSGKHALAQAQLFEKLGVNLSHVVISHVDKHPDHEYVRDVLQTGVRVEFDSAFRWKSGETNSTYALLEKLLPEFPDQITVGMDAAKNTYWKSYGGAPGLDFLLTTFREELENRGLNVYWNRIMIDNPASLYAFNG
- a CDS encoding FAD-dependent oxidoreductase; this encodes MKGIINHLRVPVIREVDILVIGAGSAGCVAAIAAGAIPGKHSVMLLERYGFPGGSSTQMLDTFYGFFTPGGSPKKIAGGWPDKVVNTLDGEKAIFLRPNTYGAGTGVNYNPEKLKSAWDYLIGNQHITYLLHTTLIDVDSGNENYSCIVWHKGGFGKIIARRVIDASGDADFCHLAGMEYEIAGQLEPAQSMTTTFRMSNVDPELFQSSGGKKMLTEKMRQAVQSGRHPLPRKEGSAHEMNARKCISTVAVKVSGFSGLDASQLTQAEIEGRRQAFIYERFFQEEVPGYGQSDIIGLSHQIGVRETRRVYGEHRLTKAECMEANIPNDSIFLCGAPIEDHRLDEQSGQETHWEYIPGTGIYGVPYGCIVPKGSRNVWVVGRCFSATHDAHASCRSMAQTMSMGQAAGIAAVLSLQCDEAANELSVNALREHLHDIGAVLEIPEKEAYTGRDDWRKNL
- a CDS encoding sugar isomerase domain-containing protein → MSVTQQFIDKTKEILTVIEQQEEAIQKAASWFAESILAGRMVHVFGSGHSRIMVEEMWPRYGSFPGFNPIVELSLTFHNLVVGANGQRQAMFLENVPGLAARILRNYKLSEVDTALVISSSGCNVVPVEMAELFAESGIKVVALVTSRHAEKSRSKRADGKKLTDFADLILDTGAPAGDAMIQIPGLQTPVAPGSTVGGAIIINSIKAETAKLLTEAGRPPKVLTAEVNVGAEKAKELFESAYDEHAHRLAKLYESVGYSSYVSTNDLVPGT
- a CDS encoding ROK family protein, with protein sequence MRETTFDGYAIGIDLGGTRIKGVLIDLQSGEPVQQLSVDTRDGNAGNWKQEIREMVSALKQLSFDEVKGIGLAAPGIASADNQMIINMPGRMQGLEGFDWQALLQHPVFVLNDAHAALVAEAHYGSATGHSHALMLTLGTGVGGGLWLNGKLFQGNANRAGHLGHMILDVHNPELDITNVPGSLEQAIGNATVPQRTFYKYNDTRELVAAYRQGEPIATRAWLDAVRQLAAGLASLINIFSPEVIVLGGGITQADDALFGPLATFMDIYEWRPKGTAVPIKKASFTDLSGSIGAAVCSVKTFQFNQTV
- a CDS encoding SDR family NAD(P)-dependent oxidoreductase — translated: MHQWLQNKKIVIIGGTTGLGLAAALEFVNEGAQVVVVGRDKENCEKAQAALNEKGIGYQGDATQPETAEGAIRLCTETFGGFDGLYHVAGGSGRKFGDGPLHELSLEGWQYTFDLNLTSMMLSNQAAVREFLARKQSGTILNMSSVLGYAPSPTYFATHAYAAAKSAVFGFVKSIASYYAKDNIRINVVAPALVQTPMSKRASEDEVIVNFIKTKQPLNGGRVGTPEDLNGASVYFMSDLSGYTTGQILSVDGGWSVSEGQI
- a CDS encoding PVC-type heme-binding CxxCH protein, whose product is MDTIIKLWQKPVRKTLLATSLWASLGLTGIGNMDDKRALYVPDDLEVAVWAESPQLYNPTSIDVDHRGRVWVTEAVNYRAFKNKGENVLHHEKGDRVLILEDTDGDGKADKTTVFVEDKDLQAPMGVAVLGNKIIVSSAPSLIVYTDENGDDKPDKKEVFLTGFGGYDHDHSLHSLIAGPDGRLYFNTGNAGPHIVTDKGGWNLRSGSIYNGGTPYNTTNKPGMKSDDNRLYTGGLALRVDPTGKNLKVVAHNFRNAYELAVDSHGNMWQNDNDDEVAGCRTTWVMENGNAGYFSADGTRSWRADQRPGQSIFTAHWHQEDPGTMPPGNQIGSGSPTGVSVYEGDALGKNYRGMLLSSDAGRNVIFGYKPAATGAGFDLSNRIDFASSIGASTEKYRWDNEETDTRKWFRPSDVTAGTDGSVFIADWYDPIVGGHAMHDKEGFGRIYRVKPKNKSLKTPVIDLKTKKGQIQALLSPAVNVRNQGFVSLLGQGEKVVPDLVQIIEKDENPYHQSRAIWLLANIPGGGMKKVESLLKHPNEQIRLTAFRAIRSVRNALPEAKILASDPSAAVRREVAISLRDVPFAAARDIVIKLCEGYDGKDRWYLEALGTAMDGKEKAFYGILLEKFGKAPLKWDDRMATLAWRLHPQESIGALRQRVTSPQLTFEQRQQALTALCFIPSKEAALAVMDIKKMKDQKEMAPMVDWWLEFRSGNDWSGYYQVDKKTPELSAEVKNWQTQLTKSGSTPEEKSAAAASLAKDPAGAKMLIQMAAGNRLSPELTEVTAQHIFSNPDQSVRVLAGEYFKNGDAKSYNISEILKLKSEPVRGKEAFTASCSSCHRTGNNGGQIGPDLTNIKNKLDKRALLDAIIHPDADIVFGYEPWMITTKSGETVYGFLQSEGETVLLKDATGKQISLVSKDIVKRERARTMMPDPTTLNLKEQHLADIAAYLMNF